From the genome of Tissierellales bacterium:
TCGTTATCTTCTTTATTTTCTCTATAATCATAAAACATAGAATAATAAGAATAATAAAATGCAGGTGATATAACATCCGCATGTGAATCATCAAGAAAACTCAATGTATAATTTAACTCATTAAAGAATTCCATATTACTTTCTGTTTTAATTATTCTATCTTCAAAATGTTCTTTATACTTAAGCCAATCAATACCATGTAATTTCCTTACTTCATAAAAATGGGGATAATTTTCTTCGAATATATTATACATATATCTAAAATCCTCTAGCTTTTCTTCTGTAGTTAATTCTTTTAATTTGTTTGTATTATTGTAAATAAAAGCAACTAAAATTAATACTATAGCTATAATAAGTATAATTAGTATCTTTTTATTCTTCATGTTGAACATACTCCTTATTTATTAAATTTCTGCGTTATCACTCAAAGGTGTCACTTTTGAAGAATATGGTTGTGGTTCACAGTATGATCCGTTGCATTGACATGATCTTAAATAACAACCACATGCATCTACATGTCCACATCCAACATTAGGAAATGTAAAATCCTGTTTATTAACTAGGTCTATCAAAATAACACATCCCTTCATTCAAAAGGGTATTTATTTAAACTAATTAACACTATTAAAAATGAATTCTTTATTTTTACTCATATTCAAATCAATTATGTCATCCGCTATATTTAAAAATTCTTTATTATGAGTTATTATTAGAATAATTTTATCTTTTTTGACCGTTTGTATAAGATAACTTAGCTTTTGTACACTATCAGTATCTAGAGCTGATGTTGGCTCATCTAAAATTATTACATCTGGTCTTTTTAAGAAAGTTCTTATTAAAGATATTTTCAGTTTTTATCCTCCCGATATATTTTTAGCCGCCTCATAGATATTTGTATCTATTCCCTGGTTAAACTTATCCATCTGTAAGTTTAATTTTTCCAAAAGTTTTTCAATTTCTTCATAATTATAAGTATCTATTCCATAGGTTATATTATTGAAAATTGTATCATTGATTAATTTAGGTTCTTGTTCACTAATTCCTATGAATTTTTTTCTAATGGAATACATATCTAGTTTTTTAACATCTGTTGAATTATAAAATATCTCACCAGTATAATAATCATTAAAGATTCCTAAAATTAAATTTATAAGGGTGCTTTTCCCAGTTCCATTTTCTCCAACAATGCAATAGACTTTTCCCCTTTCAAATTTATAATTAAAGCTATCTATTATATTTTTATGATCATCGTATGAAAAAGAAACATTATTAAGTTCAATAGTATCTATCCCATCCATCTGTATTTCTCCGTTTATTTCTTTCTGTTCATCCAGTATCTGTTCTAATCTATCATGAGAAACTAAAGCATCCTGGTATGACTTCCCTAGATTTAAAAAATAACTTATACTGTCCATTATCATAGAGAAATAACTATTAATTATGGTAAATTGTCCTATAGTTAAATTTCCATTTAATATCTCAAGACCACCAAAAAAGAAAATAATTATTCTAGCTATAGTCATTGTCATAGAACTACTACTAGAAAAAACATAAGATATTTTTGTATGCTTTAATAATGAAAAAAACATCCTCATGAAACTACTATCAAGTTCGTTTTGTGCTTCCTTAAAAGTTACATTTTTTTAATTAAATTAATGTTTTGTAAGTGTTCATTCATTTTTGAAAAAACTTATTCTGTTTTTCTTTTAGGTCATATCCTTGCTTATATAATGGTTTTCTAAATGCGAAATACAAAAATACATATACTGGAATAAGGGGTATTAGAACTAAAGTCAGTTTCACATTAATTTTTATAGATACATATGTTAAAAATATAATAGTTAACGCATTGGTTATTACTTCTAAAATATTTCCTAAAACAAATGATATAACAGTATTACTGTCAGCATTTATTCTTTGATTTAAATACGTACTATTTGTAGCTTTGAAATAAAGTACAGGTAATTTTACTACATGGTTTAATACGTAAAAATTTAAATCAATCATAGCTTTTTTTTGAATCTTTACATAC
Proteins encoded in this window:
- a CDS encoding ABC transporter ATP-binding protein, which translates into the protein MFFSLLKHTKISYVFSSSSSMTMTIARIIIFFFGGLEILNGNLTIGQFTIINSYFSMIMDSISYFLNLGKSYQDALVSHDRLEQILDEQKEINGEIQMDGIDTIELNNVSFSYDDHKNIIDSFNYKFERGKVYCIVGENGTGKSTLINLILGIFNDYYTGEIFYNSTDVKKLDMYSIRKKFIGISEQEPKLINDTIFNNITYGIDTYNYEEIEKLLEKLNLQMDKFNQGIDTNIYEAAKNISGG
- a CDS encoding ABC transporter transmembrane domain-containing protein; translation: YVKIQKKAMIDLNFYVLNHVVKLPVLYFKATNSTYLNQRINADSNTVISFVLGNILEVITNALTIIFLTYVSIKINVKLTLVLIPLIPVYVFLYFAFRKPLYKQGYDLKEKQNKFFQK